The proteins below come from a single Procambarus clarkii isolate CNS0578487 chromosome 44, FALCON_Pclarkii_2.0, whole genome shotgun sequence genomic window:
- the LOC138350199 gene encoding RNA-binding protein 25-like, whose translation MKEDPGVRLPLKEDPGVRLSPEGGPWSKTPPLKEDPGVRLPMKEDPGIRLYNPLVYLSILRQSLASGRARGAEQLQKPRPDHVGPRGTIRDHVRPRETTRDHTRPRETTRDHAGLRETTRDYARPRRTTRDHAGLRKTTRDYARPRRTTRDHAGLRETTRDYARPRRTTRDPAGLRETTRDYARPRRTTRDHAGLRETTRDYARPRRTTRDHAGLRETTRDYARPRRTTRDPAGLRETTRDYARPRRTTRDHAGLRETTRDYARPRRTTRDHAGLRETTRDYARPRRTTRDHAGLRETTRDHAGPRGREH comes from the exons ATGAAGGAGGACCCTGGAGTAAGACTCCCCCTGAAGGAGGACCCTGGAGTAAGACTCTCCCCTGAAGGAGGACCCTGGAGTAAGACTCCCCCCCTGAAGGAAGACCCTGGAGTAAGACTCCCCATGAAGGAGGACCCTGGAATAAGACTCTACAATCCACTTGTATATCTGAGTATCCTCAGgcagagcctggcctcaggccgggctcggggagcagAACAACTCCAGAAACCTAGGCCAG ACCACGTGGGACCACGCGGGACCATACGAGACCACGTGAGACCACGTGAGACCACGCGGGACCATACGAGACCACGTGAGACCACGCGGGACCACGCGGGACTACGCGAGACCACACGGGACTACGCGAGACCACGCAGGACCACGCGAGACCACGCGGGACTACGCAAGACCACACGGGACTACGCGAGACCACGCAGGACCACGCGAGACCACGCGGGACTACGCGAGACCACACGGGACTACGCGAGACCACGCAGGACCACGCGAGACCCCGCGGGACTACGCGAGACCACACGGGACTACGCGAGACCACGCAGGACCACGCGAGACCACGCGGGACTACGCGAGACCACACGGGACTACGCGAGACCACGCAGGACCACGCGAGACCACGCGGGACTACGCGAGACCACACGGGACTACGCGAGACCACGCAGGACCACGCGAGACCCCGCGGGACTACGCGAGACCACACGGGACTACGCGAGACCACGCAGGACCACGCGAGACCACGCGGGACTACGCGAGACCACACGGGACTACGCGAGACCACGCAGGACCACGCGAGACCACGCGGGACTACGCGAGACCACACGGGACTACGCGAGACCACGCAGGACCACGCGAGACCACGCGGGACTACGCGAGACCACGCGGGACCACGCAGGACCACGCGGGAGAGAG CACTGA